A region of Dermochelys coriacea isolate rDerCor1 chromosome 1, rDerCor1.pri.v4, whole genome shotgun sequence DNA encodes the following proteins:
- the FGF23 gene encoding fibroblast growth factor 23, with protein sequence MSQPCQCSRLDFRLFVLCCFKAIAAFPNFSPLLNPSWGNTDSLMHLYTFTEKNSFHLQINPDGYVDGTPHQSIYSALMIKSEDAGYVVITGVKSGRYLCMDVKGNIFGSHYFSQEDCMFKQRTLENGYDVYQSPKYNFLVSLGRAKQAFFPGMNPPPYSQFLPRRNEIPLIRFNTPEPHRHTRNADIDPLQILIPRGEAFDTGPQRLQTHFAHLPREPMRINPNDVVNPDDPLAMMDVRRNGSPRFYITR encoded by the exons ATGTCACAGCCCTGTCAGTGCAGCCGCCTGGACTTCAGGCTGTTTGTGCTATGCTGCTTCAAGGCTATTGCTGCCTTTCCCAACTTCTCTCCACTGCTGAATCCCAGCTGGGGAAACACAGATAGCCTGATGCACCTGTACACATTTACTGAGAAGAACAGCTTCCATCTGCAAATCAACCCCGATGGTTATGTTGATGGCACACCTCACCAATCCATTTACA GTGCCCTAATGATCAAATCTGAGGATGCTGGCTATGTGGTGATAACCGGTGTAAAGAGCGGGCGCTACCTATGTATGGACGTTAAAGGAAATATCTTTGGATCG CATTATTTCAGTCAAGAAGACTGCATGTTTAAACAAAGAACACTAGAAAATGGATACGACGTGTACCAATCTCCCAAGTACAACTTTCTGGTCAGCCTGGGCAGGGCTAAACAAGCTTTCTTTCCTGGTATGAATCCACCGCCGTACTCCCAGTTCTTGCCCAGGAGAAATGAAATCCCTCTGATCCGATTCAATACACCTGAACCCCACAGGCACACTAGAAATGCAGACATTGATCCTCTCCAGATTTTGATCCCTCGGGGAGAGGCCTTTGACACAGGACCTCAGAGGTTGCAGACTCACTTTGCTCACCTGCCTAGAGAGCCCATGAGAATCAATCCAAATGATGTGGTCAACCCAGATGACCCACTTGCAATGATGGATGTCAGAAGAAATGGAAGTCCGCGCTTTTATATTACAAGATAG